The genome window GTATAGTCAAAATTATCCGGCGGAAGTTCCAGCAGGTCATCGCTCCAGTAGCCGAAACCGTGCGCGGCAAGGGTCTTCCACGGAAAAAGCGGGCCCGGATCGGGCTTTCTTTTTGGCGCAAAATCCTGGTGCCCTATAAAGTTTGCCTGCGGAATGTTATACGTTTTTTTAAGCTGCGCCAGCAGTATCAGCAGGCTGCTGATCTGCGGATCAGTAAAAGGCTCTTTACTGTTGTTGTCAATTTCAATGCCTATAGAGCAGCTGTTCATATCCGTAACGCTGCCCCATTTACCCAGGCCGGCGTGGTTGGCCCGCAGGTAATCATTCACCATGTGGAACACTTTGCCATTTTTGGCAATCACATAATGCGCGCTGGTTTGCGTTTGGGTAACGGTGAATGTTTTCAGGGTTTGCTGTACAGAGTCCTGCGCGGTAAAGTGAATGATCACGTAGTTTGGTTTCCGGATACCGAAGTTAACAGTTCCCACAAACTCCGACGGGATAGCCATCCCCATACTGTCGGTAAGCATGGCGGGCTGCTCCTTTTTTATGGTTTCAGCAAAATCTTTGGTTTTATCTTTATAAACTTTATTGGTAAGTGCGTAAGGGCCTTTTGGCGAGCAGGCAGATATGGCTGCCATACAAATCAGTAATAAATACAGGTAGTAATTTTTCATAAAGAGAAAACAATGTAGCTAATTTAAGCAAATAACCCAATTATTGTTTTACCAGCGTGATGGCTTATTTAGCAGGCATAACGGGTTAATGCAATATCTTCAACCTCTCTTTGGCCGCCACTTCCAATCGAAACCATTTTCGTGATATCACGAAAATGGTCAGATACATTTGAATCAGCATTTTCGCAAGCAATTTTAGCTTTGTTTATTGCATTCACAAAGTTTTCCCAACGGGAGTAACCCAATATTGACTGAAGCTCTCTGGCACTCCAAAATTCAACGCCGCTGTAATTATAACAAGCCTGCTCAAACTGACTAAATAATTCAACTATTACTTCCTTTTTCATTATTGTGATAAAAATGCAATATAACTTAATGTAAATAAGGAATCAAACAAAATACTAAAAAAATTGGTATTTTGCGGGCTCTGTAATATCATCAAACAAAAAAGCCAGGTGCTTGTCAACAGACAACACCTGGCTTTTATAAAGACAAATAATTTTAGTCTATTGCCCCAATATCCAGGCAAAAATCAACGGTGCGACAATGGTAGCATCGCTTTCTACAATAAATTTAGGGGTGTGGATATCCAGCTTGCCCCAGGTTATTTTTTCGTTTGGTACAGCACCTGAATAGGAGCCGTAAGAGGTTGTTGAGTCAGAGATCTGGCAGAAATAGCTCCAGAAAGGGATTTCAGGCATTTCCATATCCTGGTAAAGCATTGGCACCACGCATATCGGGAAATCGCCGGCAATACC of Mucilaginibacter xinganensis contains these proteins:
- a CDS encoding N-acetylmuramoyl-L-alanine amidase; the protein is MKNYYLYLLLICMAAISACSPKGPYALTNKVYKDKTKDFAETIKKEQPAMLTDSMGMAIPSEFVGTVNFGIRKPNYVIIHFTAQDSVQQTLKTFTVTQTQTSAHYVIAKNGKVFHMVNDYLRANHAGLGKWGSVTDMNSCSIGIEIDNNSKEPFTDPQISSLLILLAQLKKTYNIPQANFIGHQDFAPKRKPDPGPLFPWKTLAAHGFGYWSDDLLELPPDNFDYTIALRLIGYDTSDINAALVAFKRHFIQTDVSPQLTQLDLNVLYNVYAKYSLQ
- a CDS encoding BRO family protein, producing the protein MKKEVIVELFSQFEQACYNYSGVEFWSARELQSILGYSRWENFVNAINKAKIACENADSNVSDHFRDITKMVSIGSGGQREVEDIALTRYAC